Proteins encoded in a region of the Catenulispora sp. MAP5-51 genome:
- a CDS encoding VOC family protein, whose product MVDFKLEVVVLPVSDVDRAKDFFAGIGFRVDVDFSGPGGFRVVHLTPPGSAASFIIGSGVTDAAPGSERGVHLVVDDVVAAREELLAHGVAVSEVFHDAGGVFHHAGTVDRVSGPHPDRQSYGSFASFEDPDGNAFVLQEVTTRRPGRIGHVVYRSAADLELALRDAEAAHAEYEGELGHPDADWPAWYAAHMARAAGLE is encoded by the coding sequence ATGGTGGACTTCAAACTCGAGGTCGTAGTGCTTCCGGTGTCGGATGTGGACCGGGCCAAGGACTTCTTTGCCGGGATCGGGTTCCGGGTCGACGTCGACTTCTCCGGCCCCGGGGGCTTCCGGGTCGTGCACCTGACGCCGCCCGGGTCGGCGGCCTCGTTCATCATCGGCAGCGGCGTGACCGACGCGGCGCCGGGGTCCGAGCGCGGGGTGCACCTGGTCGTGGACGACGTTGTCGCGGCCCGCGAGGAACTGCTGGCGCACGGCGTCGCGGTCAGCGAGGTGTTCCACGACGCCGGCGGGGTCTTCCACCACGCCGGCACCGTCGACCGGGTTTCGGGCCCGCATCCGGACCGGCAGTCCTACGGATCCTTCGCCTCGTTCGAGGACCCGGACGGCAACGCCTTCGTCCTTCAAGAGGTCACCACGCGCCGCCCCGGCCGCATCGGGCACGTGGTCTACCGCTCGGCCGCCGACCTCGAACTCGCCCTGCGCGACGCCGAGGCCGCCCACGCCGAGTACGAGGGCGAACTCGGCCACCCCGACGCCGACTGGCCGGCCTGGTACGCGGCCCACATGGCCCGGGCCGCCGGGCTCGAGTGA
- a CDS encoding RNA polymerase sigma factor — translation MADDEPASEVIAALYADGWSRIVATMIRFTGGDWNLAEECAQDAFAQALRRWPEDGVPRQPLAWLTTAARNRAVDVWRRASTEAAKLRQWAAWEAKAPPPYTRDSEIPDERLELMFTCCHPALNLDAQVALTLRSLAGLSTADIARAFLVSERTMGQRIFRAKQKVAHAVIPFRVPPAHLLPDRLPAVLHVLYLIYNESYSDQEHKARLSTEAIQVARVLATLMPDEPEAQGLLALMLLQEARHAARLDGDGELVTLEHQDRSQWDRDLIGEGTAILERALRRRRAGPFQIQAAIAACHATAPRFQDTDWPQIVGLYDQLRRVLPNPMVDLNRTVALAMAQGPETALPDLDALADSGRLDGYHLLHATRADFLRRLGREDEAAKSLRTALELAPTDAERRLLERRLAESRGRTVRGN, via the coding sequence ATGGCCGACGACGAACCGGCGAGCGAGGTCATCGCCGCCCTGTACGCCGACGGCTGGAGCCGGATCGTGGCCACCATGATCCGGTTCACCGGCGGCGACTGGAACCTGGCCGAGGAGTGCGCGCAGGACGCCTTCGCCCAGGCCCTGCGCCGCTGGCCCGAGGACGGCGTCCCCCGCCAGCCGCTGGCCTGGCTCACCACCGCCGCGCGCAACCGCGCCGTCGACGTCTGGCGCCGGGCCTCCACCGAGGCGGCGAAGCTGCGCCAGTGGGCCGCCTGGGAGGCGAAGGCCCCGCCGCCGTACACCCGCGACAGCGAGATCCCGGACGAGCGCCTGGAACTCATGTTCACCTGCTGCCACCCGGCCCTGAACCTGGACGCCCAGGTGGCGCTGACCCTGCGCTCGCTGGCCGGCCTGAGCACCGCCGACATCGCGCGCGCCTTCCTGGTCAGCGAACGCACCATGGGCCAGCGCATCTTCCGGGCCAAGCAGAAGGTGGCACACGCGGTCATCCCGTTCCGGGTCCCGCCGGCCCACCTGCTGCCCGACCGGCTGCCGGCCGTACTGCACGTGCTGTACCTGATCTACAACGAGAGCTACAGCGACCAGGAGCACAAGGCCCGCCTGAGCACCGAGGCGATCCAGGTGGCCCGCGTCCTGGCCACCCTGATGCCGGACGAACCCGAGGCGCAGGGCCTGCTGGCCCTGATGCTGCTGCAGGAGGCCCGTCACGCCGCACGCCTGGACGGCGACGGCGAACTGGTCACCCTGGAGCACCAGGACCGCTCCCAGTGGGACCGCGACCTCATCGGCGAGGGCACGGCGATCCTCGAGCGCGCGCTGCGCCGCCGCCGCGCCGGGCCGTTCCAGATCCAGGCGGCCATCGCGGCCTGCCACGCGACCGCGCCCCGCTTCCAGGACACCGACTGGCCGCAGATCGTCGGGCTCTACGACCAACTACGGCGCGTGCTCCCGAACCCGATGGTCGATCTGAACCGGACCGTCGCGCTGGCCATGGCACAGGGCCCTGAGACGGCGCTTCCCGACCTCGACGCCCTCGCCGACTCCGGCCGCCTGGACGGCTACCACCTCCTGCACGCCACGCGCGCCGACTTCCTGCGCCGGCTCGGGCGCGAGGACGAGGCGGCGAAGAGCCTGCGGACCGCGCTGGAGCTGGCGCCGACCGATGCCGAGCGGCGGTTGTTGGAGCGGCGGCTGGCGGAGTCGCGGGGGCGGACCGTCAGAGGGAACTGA
- a CDS encoding YciI family protein encodes MRYLMLVCVEPDGAKEEIPGAPDVEDWVKDNDAKGVRLIGERIRPDSDATTVRVRDGEVLLTDGPYVETKDLIAGFDVLECADLDEAVEVASRHPMAWYGVIELRPFWSGDQA; translated from the coding sequence ATGAGGTACTTGATGCTGGTGTGCGTGGAGCCCGATGGCGCCAAGGAGGAGATCCCGGGGGCGCCCGACGTCGAGGACTGGGTCAAGGACAACGACGCCAAGGGCGTCCGGCTCATCGGCGAGCGTATCCGCCCCGACAGCGACGCGACCACCGTACGGGTGCGCGACGGCGAGGTGCTGCTCACCGACGGGCCCTACGTCGAGACCAAGGACCTGATCGCCGGGTTCGACGTGCTGGAGTGCGCCGACCTGGACGAGGCCGTCGAGGTCGCCTCGCGGCACCCGATGGCCTGGTACGGGGTGATCGAGCTGCGGCCGTTCTGGTCCGGCGACCAGGCGTAG
- a CDS encoding phosphotransferase family protein yields MDLSQLGAPVGPMIRVHGGFANRMYRLDTDQGSFAVKELNLGDRRWTYHGEDVFAFERTAFAAGIPMPEPISAGRGTLVHRWVEGEKVPEAPVSPAYGFEIGEILARIHALDAAWSAGPVEEPVARDWPELAARAAATGQPWAEELAARVRTFQAIARFVDTCERPGPVVLTHRDIQPWNLLARRGRPVVLDWELSGLLDLSGELGSTALSLAKGPGLDGIEPAVFASVLDGYAAGGGVLPPSGPSWFAHMIGGWLGHTRWNILRCLAGVEAATGPGLALSHESVRDGVRGLPVLFGRLGELEELLL; encoded by the coding sequence GTGGATCTTTCGCAGCTCGGCGCACCGGTCGGCCCGATGATCCGCGTCCACGGCGGGTTCGCCAACCGGATGTACCGGCTCGACACCGATCAAGGGTCGTTCGCGGTGAAGGAGCTGAACCTGGGCGACCGCCGCTGGACGTATCACGGCGAGGACGTGTTCGCGTTCGAGCGGACGGCCTTCGCCGCCGGCATCCCGATGCCGGAGCCGATCTCGGCCGGCCGCGGCACGCTCGTCCATCGATGGGTCGAGGGCGAGAAGGTGCCGGAGGCGCCGGTGTCGCCGGCGTACGGGTTCGAGATCGGAGAGATCCTCGCGCGCATCCACGCGCTCGATGCCGCCTGGAGCGCCGGGCCGGTCGAGGAACCGGTGGCACGGGACTGGCCCGAGCTCGCGGCGCGGGCGGCGGCGACCGGACAGCCCTGGGCCGAGGAGCTGGCCGCCCGGGTGCGGACGTTCCAGGCGATCGCCCGCTTCGTCGACACCTGCGAACGGCCAGGTCCGGTCGTGCTGACCCACAGAGACATCCAGCCGTGGAACCTGCTGGCCCGCCGGGGCCGGCCGGTGGTTCTGGACTGGGAGCTGTCGGGATTGCTCGACCTGTCCGGTGAGCTCGGTTCGACCGCGCTGAGCCTGGCGAAGGGCCCCGGCCTCGACGGCATCGAGCCCGCCGTCTTCGCCTCGGTCCTCGACGGCTACGCCGCCGGCGGCGGAGTGCTGCCGCCCTCGGGCCCGAGCTGGTTCGCGCACATGATCGGCGGCTGGTTGGGACACACGAGGTGGAACATCCTGCGGTGCCTGGCGGGCGTCGAGGCGGCCACCGGTCCCGGCCTCGCGCTGTCGCACGAGTCCGTGCGCGACGGAGTGCGTGGCCTGCCCGTCTTGTTCGGCCGGCTCGGCGAGCTCGAGGAGCTGCTCCTATGA
- a CDS encoding phosphotransferase family protein: MTVRLTVRPLTLAWVKQHLHTGEQIVGVEELHGGITAEIRKLTIAARVGDTREMVLRSFVEPAHRERAEDSLTREAGALTQLAGTGVTAPGLVAVDPTAAHCEYPSLLMTCLPGRTVLADGGVETRVPLLARQLVSIHALRPAVRPPGYVTLTTADTVVVPTNADAAAWAAAIDMIRRPAPPYQGRFLHRDFQPGNVLFGVLPSSPADTHITGVVDWAATSWGPADLDVAHCCTNLALLHGSAWGRRFAEAYEEAGGVLAADASQRSYWMVRDPLAFSEEVAVIARAWRESGRPELTTRAVAERLDAYIKMLLC; this comes from the coding sequence ATGACGGTTCGACTGACGGTTCGGCCGTTGACGCTGGCATGGGTGAAGCAGCATCTCCACACCGGCGAGCAGATCGTCGGCGTCGAGGAGCTGCACGGCGGGATCACCGCCGAGATCCGGAAGCTGACCATCGCCGCACGGGTCGGGGACACCCGTGAGATGGTGTTGCGATCGTTCGTCGAACCGGCGCACAGGGAGCGTGCCGAGGACTCGCTGACCAGGGAAGCCGGTGCCCTGACACAGCTCGCCGGGACCGGCGTGACTGCTCCCGGACTGGTCGCCGTCGATCCGACCGCCGCCCACTGCGAATATCCCTCGCTCCTCATGACCTGTCTGCCGGGCCGGACGGTCCTCGCCGACGGCGGGGTGGAGACGCGGGTGCCGCTCCTGGCGCGTCAGCTGGTGTCGATCCACGCACTACGGCCCGCCGTGCGTCCCCCCGGGTACGTGACGCTGACCACCGCCGACACCGTGGTCGTACCGACGAACGCCGACGCGGCGGCGTGGGCCGCCGCCATCGACATGATCCGCAGGCCCGCTCCGCCCTACCAAGGGCGATTCCTGCACCGCGACTTCCAGCCGGGAAACGTGCTGTTCGGCGTGCTGCCATCGAGTCCGGCCGACACGCACATCACCGGGGTCGTCGACTGGGCGGCCACCTCGTGGGGTCCGGCGGATCTCGATGTGGCGCACTGCTGCACCAACCTCGCACTGCTGCACGGCTCGGCATGGGGCCGGCGGTTCGCCGAGGCGTACGAGGAGGCCGGCGGTGTGCTGGCCGCGGACGCGAGCCAGCGGTCGTACTGGATGGTGCGGGACCCGCTGGCGTTCTCGGAAGAGGTGGCTGTCATCGCCCGGGCATGGCGGGAGTCGGGGAGGCCGGAGCTGACGACGCGAGCCGTAGCGGAGCGGCTGGACGCCTATATCAAGATGCTGCTGTGCTGA
- a CDS encoding alpha/beta hydrolase family protein, translating to MRSHSRSHSRFRQHAAKSVAIGAAGALLLTVASAASATVANASTSGPGAFEHGRQHHEPGRLLSVTEVAALSPDQVQAAVVPFFGDTKRVRYAVTDYRITYSTVDPQGRATTASGLVALPTGAGDRLNVISYDHGTNPTRDAVASVTAGGGDREAVELFASAGYAAVAPDYLGLGTGPGVHPYMDLASEVTASEDMLTASRTLAGQHDTSLNPRVMVTGFSQGGAAAMGFAHAIQQGQAGTYWRLGAVAPMSGPYNVRTAEIPALLSNSLNPESEVLYISFWTVAMNRIYHFYANPAEVFQQPYASIVEGLYDGDHSEQDILSALPSNPAALLTPQYTARLQHPTGALLTAMTQNDVSCDWHPDAPTQIYAANGDDGVAFANAQQCQAQLAAHGDRVKLIDVGAVDHNTSAELATPQVLAFFSDAADSER from the coding sequence ATGCGTTCCCACAGCCGTTCCCACAGCCGTTTCCGTCAGCACGCCGCGAAGTCCGTCGCGATCGGCGCGGCGGGCGCCTTGCTGCTGACCGTCGCCTCGGCCGCCTCGGCCACCGTCGCGAACGCCTCGACATCCGGGCCCGGTGCGTTCGAGCACGGCCGGCAGCACCACGAGCCCGGCCGGTTGTTGTCCGTGACGGAGGTCGCGGCGCTGTCGCCGGATCAGGTGCAGGCGGCGGTGGTCCCGTTCTTCGGCGACACCAAGCGGGTGCGCTATGCGGTCACCGACTACCGCATCACCTACAGCACCGTCGATCCGCAGGGCCGCGCGACGACCGCCAGCGGCCTGGTCGCCCTGCCCACCGGCGCCGGCGACCGGCTGAACGTCATCTCCTACGACCACGGCACCAACCCGACCCGCGACGCGGTCGCCTCGGTCACCGCGGGCGGCGGCGACCGGGAGGCCGTCGAGCTGTTCGCCTCGGCCGGCTACGCCGCCGTCGCCCCGGACTACCTCGGACTGGGCACGGGCCCCGGCGTCCATCCGTACATGGATCTGGCCTCTGAGGTCACGGCCTCGGAGGACATGCTCACCGCGAGCCGCACCCTGGCCGGCCAGCACGACACGAGCCTGAATCCGCGGGTCATGGTCACCGGCTTCTCCCAGGGCGGCGCGGCGGCGATGGGCTTCGCGCACGCGATCCAGCAGGGCCAGGCAGGCACTTACTGGCGCCTGGGAGCCGTCGCACCGATGAGCGGCCCCTACAACGTCCGTACCGCTGAGATCCCCGCGCTGCTCAGCAACTCGCTCAACCCGGAGAGCGAAGTGCTCTACATCTCCTTCTGGACCGTGGCGATGAACCGGATCTACCACTTCTACGCCAACCCAGCGGAGGTCTTCCAGCAGCCGTACGCCTCGATCGTCGAAGGCCTCTACGACGGCGACCACTCCGAGCAGGACATCCTGTCGGCCTTGCCGAGCAACCCCGCAGCACTACTGACCCCGCAGTACACCGCACGTCTCCAGCACCCGACCGGCGCCCTGCTGACGGCGATGACGCAGAACGACGTCTCCTGCGACTGGCACCCGGACGCCCCGACGCAGATCTACGCCGCCAACGGCGACGACGGCGTCGCCTTCGCCAACGCCCAGCAGTGCCAGGCGCAACTAGCCGCGCACGGCGACCGCGTCAAGCTGATCGACGTCGGCGCCGTCGACCACAACACCTCCGCGGAGCTGGCCACGCCGCAGGTGCTGGCGTTCTTCAGCGACGCGGCTGACAGCGAGCGCTAG